Part of the bacterium genome is shown below.
CGCTGCACAATTCATTTTGAATAATTCCAAAAAAGTATCTGGTCTTGCAAAAAGTGTTGCAGGAAAATTTCTTCGATTATCCGAATCCAAATCCGATTTCAACTTGTCAATTCGCGATAGATTTCAAGAAATCATTTCTTTATTAAAGAAACAGGTGCGGGAGTATCCTTACAATGCTATAGCTTGGACTGATATGGCTTTTTATTACACTGTTCTTTGCCAAAATGAAAAAGCTGATTTATGTATTTCTATAGCACTGAATTTAGCACCAGAAAATCGGTTTATACTTCGCTCTGCTGCACGTTTTTACATGCATATAAAAAATCCCGATAAAGCATTATTCTTTCTAAGAAAAGCTGAGCTTACAAAACATGATCCATGGTTATTAGCTTCTGAGATTTCCATTTCGGAAGCATTTAATTTACGGACCCGAAATGTAAAGATTGCAAAAAATATTCTTTCAACATCAGATAAAAGCCCAAAGGATTTAGCGGAACTCTATGGAACTGTTGGAACCCTTGAAATGGTCAATGCTGGGAATAAAAAGGGGAAGAAGCTTTTTAAAAATGCCATGATTGATCCTAATGAAAATACGCTTGCTCAGGCTGAATGGATTTCCCAAAATAGGAGTATTAGTATCGAGCAACCCTCCAATGTCCTAGCTGCTTTTGAAGCTGAGTCAACACGTCTTTTTTATGAAGGAAACTATAAAGATGCTTTAGGGGCATCTTTAAAATGGTCGAGGTTGCAACCCTTTTGCTCTCGTCCGGTAGAACAAGCCACTTATATTGCTGGAACATGTTTAGATAATTTCCAGGAAGCTGTACGCATCGTTGAGGAAGAAAAAATTGGTCCATTAGGTAAAAATTTTCCAATTCAAAATAATTATATATTTTCTTTGGCATCATTAGATAGAATTAAAGAAGCAGAGCAACAGATGACTACTATTAATTTTGAAGAATTGAGTGAAAGAGAACAAGGGGTTTATAAGGCAACGGAAGGTTTAATCGAATTTCGCAAGGGAAAGATTGAAGGAGGGCGTCTTTTATATGAAGATGCTATAAAACGCTTTCAAAAATTGAAAGAAGAAAGGTGTTTAGCTTTAGCAACCTTCTATTTTGCAAAAGAAGAGAAAAAAGTTGGGCATAATGTCAAAGAAATGACTGATAAAGTACTCCAATTAGCAAAAAAATTAGGCATAAAAGAGCTATTACAATATGTTGATAATAGCAGTAAATAGTAACAATGAAACAAAACAAACAGGGTCAGGTCTTGCCCGCAATTTAAAAACTCGTATAAATATAAAAACGTTCAATAAACTGACGGTTTGCGATTGATTCGTTGGGGGAATATAATGAGGTTTGGTATTCTTTCTCTTGGATTCAGGGGAGAGATGGTGGTGTATTTGATACTAGATTCTAGATACCGGATACTCGTAGAAGAAAATTCTGTCTATCCATTCTTGCTGATAATACGCTGATTGAATATAATGCTATCAACAATGAAAAAGAAAAGTGTATATGCCTCCAAAATTTCCAAAGTCAAAAAATATTCCACTAAAAAGGTTCTTGGTAAACATCGAAAAAAGAGCAAAAAGTCTTCGGTGAGAGAGCAAGCTGTTCTTTATCAGGAAAATATTAAAGCCAAGCCCTACTTTGAAGACCGAGACCGTAATGTAGCTTTATTCCATGGAAATTGCCTTGATATCCTGTCTCATATTCCTGACGATTCTATAGATATGATTTTTGCTGACCCTCCTTACAATCTTTCCAACGGAGGCTTTACTTGCCATGCGGGAAAAATGGTTTCTGTAAATAAGGGTAGTTGGGATGAAAGTAATGGACTTGATAAGGATTTAAAGTTTCATATAGAGTGGATAAAGGCTTGCCGAAGAGTTCTAAAGCCTAACGGAACGATCTGGATTAGCGGGACCTATCATTCTATTTATCGCTGTGGTTACGCTTTAGAGCGTAACGGATATCATATTCTAAATGATATTGCCTGGCTTAAACCAAATGCTGCTCCTAATTTAAGCTGTCGTTATTTTACGGCTAGTCATGAAACCTTGCTTTAGGCGAGAAAATTTATAAAAATTTTAAGATATGAATTTAAATTTCAACACAACCTTAGCCGTTTTATATAAAAATCAATCGCAAGCTATAAGGATAATGACTGAAGATTGGGTGAAAAATGAAATTTTCTGTCCAAATTGCGGAAATTTTATTACTGATTTTGCAAATAATAGTCCAGTGGCAGATTTTTA
Proteins encoded:
- a CDS encoding site-specific DNA-methyltransferase, with the protein product MKKKSVYASKISKVKKYSTKKVLGKHRKKSKKSSVREQAVLYQENIKAKPYFEDRDRNVALFHGNCLDILSHIPDDSIDMIFADPPYNLSNGGFTCHAGKMVSVNKGSWDESNGLDKDLKFHIEWIKACRRVLKPNGTIWISGTYHSIYRCGYALERNGYHILNDIAWLKPNAAPNLSCRYFTASHETLL